Proteins encoded together in one uncultured Desulfosarcina sp. window:
- the xrtD gene encoding VPLPA-CTERM-specific exosortase XrtD yields MMPNQNTLKYALPGLMIAAFVLGFLPLLQKMAIRWDSGDNSYCYLMVPLFLYLCWEKKNEFHFGQFSWSLWGLVPVLLSILVMIAGELGSMETLLYIGIWGCAVGIMFILYGLRLRQLLFPLLILAFIVPMPPFVNRLLTFNLKLAASSLSVALLRIAGVSVLQDGNIIDLGITQLQVVDACSGLRYFVPLILMALLFGYFYCKRLWQKIVLLLVVPPLSIVVNGLRIFATGMLHVWGRPELAENFFHDFSGWIVFMFAGAVLFGVSMILKRFGAASDAEPVGDAGGRVVKPMIPAAVTIVLCLLFVGSGYALQSLPSAANLPARKSFDSFPMRIGDWQAKRSYLSEDILNSLWADDYITATYFRDDLPNSIQLLIPFYEYQGTRHTAHAPQSCMLGGGWAMIGSRDHTFQTENGKLLTLRTAIWQKGDTRLLGSYFFFQRGRVIVSPWMNKYWLMIDAFTQRRTDGALVRVEMTLAPNQSREEAYRILEEFVKRVFAVLPEYVPL; encoded by the coding sequence ATGCCCAACCAAAACACACTCAAGTATGCACTGCCTGGATTGATGATCGCCGCCTTCGTTCTGGGATTCCTGCCTTTGCTGCAAAAAATGGCCATTCGCTGGGACAGTGGCGACAACAGCTACTGCTATCTGATGGTGCCGCTGTTTCTTTACCTGTGCTGGGAAAAGAAGAACGAATTCCATTTCGGGCAATTCTCCTGGAGCCTGTGGGGGCTGGTGCCCGTACTGCTTTCCATTCTTGTGATGATCGCCGGCGAACTGGGCTCCATGGAAACCCTGCTCTACATCGGCATCTGGGGCTGCGCCGTCGGCATTATGTTCATTCTGTATGGGCTGCGCCTGCGGCAATTGCTTTTTCCCCTATTGATCCTGGCCTTCATCGTTCCTATGCCGCCCTTCGTCAACCGCCTGCTGACCTTCAACCTCAAGCTGGCGGCCAGCAGCCTGTCCGTGGCCCTGCTGAGGATTGCCGGGGTTTCGGTTTTGCAGGACGGTAACATCATCGACCTGGGCATCACCCAGTTGCAAGTGGTGGATGCGTGCAGCGGCCTGCGCTATTTCGTGCCGCTGATTCTCATGGCCCTGCTCTTCGGCTATTTCTACTGCAAACGGCTGTGGCAGAAAATCGTGCTGCTGCTCGTCGTACCGCCGCTGTCCATCGTGGTCAACGGCCTGCGCATCTTCGCCACCGGCATGCTGCACGTATGGGGCCGGCCCGAACTGGCCGAAAATTTCTTCCATGATTTTTCCGGCTGGATCGTGTTCATGTTTGCCGGTGCCGTCCTGTTCGGCGTTTCTATGATCCTGAAACGGTTCGGAGCTGCATCCGATGCGGAACCAGTCGGCGATGCCGGCGGGCGAGTTGTCAAGCCCATGATTCCGGCGGCCGTAACCATCGTGCTTTGCCTGCTCTTCGTCGGGTCCGGCTATGCCTTGCAATCCCTGCCCTCGGCAGCCAACCTGCCGGCACGCAAATCCTTCGATTCCTTTCCCATGCGGATCGGCGACTGGCAGGCCAAGCGCTCCTATTTGAGTGAAGATATTCTCAACAGCCTGTGGGCCGACGATTACATCACCGCCACCTACTTCCGGGACGACCTTCCCAACAGCATCCAACTGCTGATCCCCTTCTACGAATACCAGGGGACCCGCCACACGGCCCACGCGCCCCAGTCGTGCATGCTTGGCGGTGGATGGGCCATGATCGGCAGCCGCGACCACACATTCCAAACAGAAAATGGAAAGCTCCTCACCCTGCGCACTGCCATCTGGCAAAAAGGCGACACGCGCCTGTTGGGAAGCTACTTTTTCTTTCAGCGCGGCCGGGTGATCGTCAGCCCCTGGATGAACAAGTACTGGCTGATGATCGATGCCTTCACCCAGCGACGCACCGACGGTGCCCTGGTACGGGTGGAGATGACGCTTGCTCCGAACCAGTCCCGGGAAGAGGCTTACCGGATTCTGGAGGAATTCGTGAAACGGGTGTTTGCGGTGCTGCCGGAGTATGTTCCTCTTTGA
- a CDS encoding four helix bundle protein, which produces MTIKRFEDLECWQQARELVNMVYRAVNANPDFQKDFRFNGQFTGAAISVMNNIAEGWASQSNAEFIRFLTYSRRSAAETQNCAYIAIDQKYINHQQFEAIYNQGLKTIQIIDGLLRYLRKQKNQ; this is translated from the coding sequence ATGACAATAAAACGTTTCGAAGATTTGGAATGTTGGCAGCAGGCAAGGGAACTTGTCAACATGGTTTATCGGGCTGTAAACGCGAACCCCGATTTTCAGAAAGATTTTCGCTTCAACGGTCAATTCACCGGGGCTGCAATATCGGTAATGAATAACATCGCCGAGGGCTGGGCCAGTCAATCGAATGCTGAATTTATACGATTCCTGACCTACTCAAGACGTTCCGCAGCCGAAACCCAAAATTGCGCATACATTGCAATCGATCAGAAATACATTAACCATCAGCAGTTTGAAGCCATATACAATCAGGGATTAAAAACCATCCAGATCATCGACGGTCTTCTCAGATATCTAAGAAAACAGAAAAATCAATGA
- a CDS encoding sugar transferase has translation MLQQQVVIINNIFLVADAICVIAAGYLAYYTSFISSGGVVPIDQTLFYAALLSMMFINSYMMGNFGLYGDKRPQSYLRLTWSIVKAIVLDFAFLGAGLYFYSGLAYSRDFVGYYALFTFGLILLLRIAGQLYLDYLSPKGFNVNRILIVGDPERGNWVKGIFEEQLSWGHEIAGRVSVDQGKDAGEVLGTLENLPTLLKQHSIDEVVFAVSGDRAVRLEPHLTYCRKIGMPVRILPAMWHENECILAMEICQGVPFLTMRTSNFNAAGLLYKRILDIVGGLVGTLLFLLMFPFVALAIKLDSPGPVLFRQKRMGQHGRVFEVLKFRTMCADAEAKKSELMKDNQMNGAIFKVEKDPRITRVGRFLRKTSLDEFPQFVNVLKGEMSLVGTRPPTLEEVEKYRPEHLKRISAKPGITGMWQVSGRNKIKDFDKIVELDCQYLDHWRFSEDLKIIFKTVFVVLQRKGAI, from the coding sequence ATGCTCCAACAACAAGTCGTCATTATCAACAATATTTTTCTTGTCGCCGACGCCATCTGTGTGATCGCAGCGGGGTACCTGGCCTACTATACCAGCTTTATCTCTTCGGGCGGCGTGGTGCCGATTGATCAGACCCTGTTTTACGCGGCCCTTCTCAGCATGATGTTCATCAACAGCTACATGATGGGCAATTTCGGACTGTACGGCGACAAGCGCCCCCAGAGCTACCTGCGCCTGACCTGGAGCATCGTCAAGGCCATCGTCCTGGATTTCGCCTTTCTCGGGGCAGGATTGTATTTTTACAGCGGGCTGGCCTACTCCCGCGATTTCGTCGGCTATTACGCCCTTTTCACCTTCGGCTTGATCCTGCTCCTACGCATTGCCGGTCAGCTTTACCTGGACTATCTTTCCCCCAAGGGCTTCAACGTGAACCGGATTCTGATCGTCGGCGACCCGGAGCGAGGCAATTGGGTGAAAGGGATTTTCGAAGAGCAATTGAGCTGGGGGCACGAAATCGCCGGTCGGGTCAGCGTGGATCAAGGAAAAGATGCCGGAGAAGTCCTGGGGACGCTCGAAAATCTTCCCACCCTGCTGAAACAGCACTCCATCGACGAGGTCGTTTTTGCCGTATCCGGTGACCGGGCCGTACGCCTGGAGCCTCACCTGACGTATTGCCGCAAGATCGGCATGCCGGTGCGCATCCTGCCGGCCATGTGGCACGAAAACGAGTGCATACTCGCCATGGAGATATGCCAGGGGGTGCCCTTTTTGACCATGCGCACCAGCAATTTCAACGCAGCCGGCCTGCTCTACAAGCGAATTTTGGACATCGTCGGCGGACTGGTGGGAACCCTGCTCTTCCTGCTGATGTTTCCGTTTGTGGCCCTGGCCATCAAGCTGGACTCGCCCGGGCCGGTGCTGTTCCGGCAAAAACGCATGGGCCAGCATGGCCGCGTGTTCGAAGTTCTCAAATTCCGCACCATGTGCGCGGATGCCGAAGCAAAAAAATCGGAATTGATGAAGGACAACCAGATGAACGGGGCCATCTTCAAAGTCGAAAAGGACCCCCGCATCACTCGGGTGGGACGGTTCTTGCGGAAAACCTCCCTTGACGAATTCCCCCAGTTCGTCAATGTGCTTAAAGGCGAAATGAGCCTCGTGGGCACCCGGCCGCCCACGCTCGAGGAGGTGGAGAAATACCGGCCCGAGCACCTCAAGCGCATTTCGGCCAAACCGGGCATTACTGGCATGTGGCAGGTTTCGGGCCGCAATAAAATCAAGGACTTCGACAAAATCGTGGAGTTAGATTGCCAGTACCTGGATCACTGGCGGTTTTCGGAAGATCTGAAAATTATTTTCAAAACGGTATTTGTCGTTTTGCAGCGCAAGGGAGCCATATGA